AAGTTTATGCCATGTAATTCTTTATAATTGCTATATTTTCAGGATGCTGCCATTGCTGCGATTGGACCAATTCATCAGTTGCCTGACTATAACTGGTTCTGCTCTCAGACACGTATCAAGTGAATGCCAGGATATGGAACCTTACATGATTATGAATtgtgaagcaacaactgtaagAACTAGAACCTTttcaaaatttcactttcccatGTGGTACAGCTCCAAAATTGGTAAGGCAGGGTGGGtatcaactcaactaagccctttcccaaccaaatgggtcagctacatgaatTATGTTCCATCAGTTTATACCATTTCACCTCTTCCACCAGATTGAATCGTTTTAGGTCAAAAGTTGAATAAACAAATTTTACTTTcaatcttttatatttttttttctgtgtttGGGTGTAATGCAAATTTTGTGGGTTCCTTAATGACCATATTTGGGTTTCTGCTGAACAAAACTATTTCAACCTTGAGTTATCGGTGTTTTGGGCTccacatgtattttttttttttttctcactttatGTCGGATATACTCAAGTAAACACCCCATTGAAAAGTTTATAttgtattttctatttcatttcataTTTCCCTTTCGCAAAACAGAGCCTTAGTTATGTATGTTAGCTGAAATAAACTCTGCAAGTGTTTTTTGCACTGCCAGTACAAAAAGTTGGAGGGCTGTGTGTGGCTGGGAGATGGTGCCAAAATTTTGGCCAGGGATTCTAATAATGAGTTCTGAGAATTTGTTGCCTTTGATGTAGTTGGATGATGGAACAGGATTTGTTGTAGGGTATCTCCAAGTATCTGAGCAGTCAAGATAAAATTTGTTTAGTTTTGCATGTTGGCTTGGAACAGTCAGTGTTCAACCCATGTTATCTCTTGGTTGTTTGTTGGGATAGCTGTAGTGATCTTTCTATATCACTTTATGAAGAGGAATAACCTTCAATAAGAGTCTTccaattctttttttggtacatTGACTCAATAAGGCCATATGCAGGTTTGGCTTTGTTCACAGACTGCTTTGATTACAAATCACTTAATCCAGCCAGACCCAGCCCACTCATGAACAGCAGCGCTCTTAATGAATGGGAGCCAAACTCTATTTGACATTGAGCCAGGTGAGGTCATCCAAATTTCAACTTCTTGTATGAATGCATCttgtttttcttaattaaaCTATCATGCGTATCTTTTGCACAGATGAATTGGATCATAGTTGCAAGTTAGCTTGGTGTGAAGTGGGGATGCTGTGGcttctttttttcaattctcACGTATTTACACCACTTCCTGTTAATTCTTGATGAATGATATACAACGGCTTTTGGTACATTTGACTGATTAATGTTATCATAGACATTTTTTCCTTGGGTTCAGGTTTTGAGGTGTTAAGGGTCTTAATCTGTGGAAAAATGCCAAGTTGAAATCACTTTGATGGAACTAAAAGATGCTACCCTTTTAGGGTATTAATGCTTTCTCTCCACCGTGGATGAATCTAGACCACAATGTCCAATCATTACTCGGCCATCAGAAAAAATCGCCTTATTGAATTACATGTTTTACTATTAATTTATTATATGGAATAGAGTTTGTTTTTGTACCCTCAAGAATTTAGATTGTAATGGTCAGAAGCTTATAACTTGTGATTTCCAGACGTTAACATCTTTGAGCCTGGTTATGCTAGATAAAACAATGGTGACCAttgtttcaagtatcggtctggtATCGGCTATATCGGATTGGTATCAGCTGAGACCGATCTTCGATCCCCGATCCATGACCGATTCAGATTGGTCATCCATATCATTTCAGtggaaaaatagtaaaaaattagtactttttaaaaaaagcaGGGCAAAATCGATCCGATCCAgaaaccgataccaataccgtcccctaaatccattCAGTGATCATGAACAATTTGACCACAAACCAGGAGACTGCATCTGATAATGATTTTCTGAATGCTTTTTGTGCTGCCATATAGGAATTTGAATCATTTAACTTTTTCTGCCCCATAAATGGAAATTTATAATGCAATTAGGAAAAACTGTTCTGCATAGCCTGCCTTTGAAGCTATTTTTAGTGATGTGGACAAATATTGTGACTATTCCGACTAGGGGTGTATTTTTCCAGCCTGAAGTGGTTGGATTGTCCGAAACTGACTGGAAAAACAGGATCAATTAAACCAAtacttattggtttggttttagtctGGGTTTTTATTAAACTGGTAGAAAATTGAACCAAAGCGGACCGCCCAAAATtggaaaccaaattgaaactgataataaccaaaccaataaaataaaaaaacattttttccattatttttaatgtatatatacGAAAAATCAAACCGGTAAAAAAAATAACTCTGATAATAGACCAAAAAGAGCCTGTTAaatcaacctctctctctctctctctctctctctctctctctctctctctctctctctctctctctctctctctctctctctctatatatatatatatatatatactaataaAATAGACACGTGCAAAACAAAGGATTAACAAAGGTTTAAGACATAGATACAACGTCTCCAATTGATTTATTTGACTATGGGTTCAAATTAGAGAACCTTCAAAGGAAGCAAAATCAgacacaaaaaatagaaaataaccaTCTCCTCCTTAACGGATTCTATTTTACTATGAAAGTAATAAGGGAGAAAAAAGTGTtatggaaagggaagaaaaatagagaGTATGATAGAAGAAGAGAGTGAGTTAGaggtaggggtgcaacagggtcaggttgggccgggcttcttaaaaccctagtccaaccctgagtccctttaattgggcccaaacccgccttGACCCTTactcagggccgcaaaacttcgATCGAGGCCCAACCCTTCAGGGtttagcccaacccttacccgccttgATTGGccatgatttttcagggtcgggtCGGGATAGCGCTGATTGGCCCTGGCCCTGACCCTGATTTGCCATCAAGAGCtgggtataccctgaccctgaccctaaccttgcaaaatatgaaataattaaaagataaaaaatattcataataaagagaagataaaaaacacaaaatcacaaattacttgtcatgaggagaagaTCCTAaaacaaacattcaaacaatataaataactccaactattatggtaaacaaataAGAGATatcctaagaaagcaaataatccaaaaaattttaattatttgtcatgataaacaaagtgATCATCCTAATAGGGCAAACAATCCGAATATCTTGAAACCCTTATCATGTTAAACAAATAGGtgaacatcctaagaaaacaaaaatccaaagtcaacatcaaGGACAAAAACTAGGGTCGGGTAGGGCCAAAACCATGGCCTAAATTCAAAGTCAAAAAAATCAGGGTTGGGTTCAGGGCAGGCTGGgcaggccaaagacatcaacccttacccgccctgaccctgactcagggtcagaaatttcttGATCGGgccggccctcagggccaaaatttttgggtcgatACTTGTTCAGGATCAGGGCGGGCCAAGGGCGGATTTGGGCAAtcaggccaaacttgcacccctagttagAGGAATGTAAAACCCCATACCTGTTAAGAAGACAACAATCATTAATGGTGAAAAAGGTTATCATGAATTCTTTGATGATAGATAGATAGAGGAGCCCAAAACTTGTAAATAAGAATAACCATTATGAATGGTAATCCAAAAATAtttggagaaagagagagagagagagagagagagagagagagagagagagagagagaagttcccAAATAAGGAAAGGGAAGGTGAAGACATATGGtacttttttggtagaatatgagttttttttttttttttttttttcatctcaaattttaaattaaataaaatttaggaGTTTAATATCATGCATATTGGTCATATGGAACGGTGgggaggaaggtgtgggggtTCAGAATGGAGATCACGTCGCAAAGAAAATCACATGTTTCCCTAATTTGACTTTTGACTTTAGTANNNNNNNNNNNNNNNNNNNNNNNNNNNNNNNNNNNNNNNNNNNNNNNNNNNNNNNNNNNNNNNNNNNNNNNNNNNNNNNNNNNNNNNNNNNNNNNNNNNNNNNNNNNNNNNNNNNNNNNNNNNNNNNNNNNNNAAACTAACTAActtgaaagaattaaaaaaaaaaaaatgtgagtaCATTTGTTCATCATAGATTCTCTAGATGTTGAAGGACGGATATACTACAATGGTGTTTTCAACCGGATACGAGAGAGGTTATTTTAAAGATGAATTGGAGTTCCTAAGAATATGATAAGTAGGTTTGGGGATCATCGAGGAATGATCTCTTTTTAGTCAAAACGGCATACCAGGTACTTTCAAACGGGGCACAAGTTGTTGTTGCTACATGTGTTACCTCTTTGTGCTTACACCAATGTGATCTAGTCCCAGACGTAACCTGTAAACAGATATGGGAAATAAACAATCTCCTAAAATTAAAAGTTTTGAGCACACAAGGCATTGCTTTAGGTGAGAGCTTCCAATCTATAAGAGTTCCAATTGAACCTTCATGTCGCCGGTGTGGTGCAGAGAAGGAATTAGTAGTTCATATATTTCTAGGTTGTTCCTTCGTGTATTTGGTATGGTTTGATAGTAGCCTTATATATATACTTGTCTCTTTCAGATCGAAACCCACCGTTCAATGAATGATTAAGAAGTCGTGACCTTTATTTCGAATTGATATAGCTTGTGAGTCTCTTTCAAAGCATCCTTCCTTTGATGTTATCTTTAGTGTGCAAGGAACGGTTGCGATCTTTTCTCctcaatataaaaataaaggataGTAACAATTCGCACATATCGCTAAGCTTAGCAAAACGTTCCAGCTAATATCTGCCATTTGGCCATAAAATTTGGCTCATTCACCATCATTTCCTATCTACAACTCAATCCAACTTTTGtatttgtaagaaaaaaaatatagttaaAATGTCAACTCAAAATTATGCATCGGATTAGAAATTGCTGCATCTGCAGCCATGTGAGTAAAATTAGTCATGAGTTGGCCTGCATATTCAGGATTAATTAAGTCATTTTCTCTTTATTAataggagattttttttggNNNNNNNNNNNNNNNNNNNNgtttttttttggggggggggtgttttgAGGGGTCATTCTCTCTTTATGACCTAAATATAACTCCTTTAATGTCATGTGAGTAGGCTTAGTCATGTGAAGGAACTGATTTGGGAAATGAGCTTTAGCTCATTTGGCAATGAGTTAGACAGTTGGACTCTATTGTAAGTCCAAAAAAGGTCACTGGTTCAACCCTCCTACCCCCATCTTCTTGAAATGTAGTAGTATTAGGTTATTAGTTACTATTAAGTGTGGCCAGTGGCCCCCCATATTTTCTGTCTAATCCCTAGTGGATTCCTATTTGACCCCATTGGGgtcttgtgaaaaaaaaaaaaaaaagaagaaagaaagaaaattgacCCAAAGAAAAAGTAAATGTATGCTTTATTAATCGATTGATCATGCAATTTTGATCTAAAATTAATACTGATATGTGCCGTATCATTGGTGATCAAAATCATTACCCCTTGCACCAGTGTGGGGTCAATGAACATATGTGTGTGCATCAAtatggatgagattttttttattttacaagatATAGAATGATAATTCCATTTGTGCCTATGTCTAAGTGTAGGATCCACACGACACATGACCAAACaacatttctttttcctttttatataaatatctGAGCAGTGTTTTTCGGGTGGAATATAAGAGCCACACCCAGACACAGGGACATGCATCCTCGGAAAACACACAACCTCGGAAAGCACACCCCTCATATGGGCATGGCTCCTACATCATTGTGCACCTAAGGGGCAAGCCCATGTGTTTAAACGTGCCACCTATGTTCCACCCATAAAACTTTATTCCATAACCATCAAATTTATAACAAACTGATGAGAACCCAAAACCGAACAAAACTAgcctaaatcaaatcaaaccaaaccgaaccaaaccaatggTTTGATTCCTAGGTCTGATTGTGATTTGTGAGTGGTGGGCGAGAAGCCAGAACCGACAAACGCAATCTCACTCAGGCTGAGAACGCCGGGCCCCACTGTGTCGATGTAAGGCGTATCGTATGGGTAATTCTTTTCTCTGATGAGAACAGTCCAAAGTGAACACAGACGAGAGGGAGTGAGAGAGAGGCCAAAGCAATAATTCCTCCtctctgtcttgtctcttttaTTCAGTTATTCCCTTCTTTATCTACCTTTCTCCTCacccctacttttttttttcggtaaaaaCCTCACCCTAGTTACCCTCTTCACTCCTAGACCTTCTTTAGATGAGTTCagaatggagaagagaaagcaaaaaataatcaaaagggaAACCTGGTCCTCAACAACTGCAGGCCAGCCACCGGCCAAAGTATCACCCACACGAACACAAAGTGGACAGAATCAATTCTCCTCACACCAGTCAATCAGACTCACCATCCCCACATTGTCTGCCACCGTGCCCTGCAATGCAGTGTGCCTCATTAACTAATCACTTCTTTACTGTATTATTTAATGGATTCTTCCCCTGCTTCTCTCCCATTTGTCATTAATAAATGATTACCACAAGAGTTACCTCCACCGACAACCTTTCCTAACCCATTATACTATTCACCACGACCATAACATGACTAACCAAACAATTTCACTGCCCCTCATCACTGAAAAATCTATACCAATCATCTTCAAAGTATTGGAGAAACAAATtcccagtttttgttttttccctttctggGTGGGGAAGGGAGTTGCAGAGgtgaagtgaagaagaagaagatgatgtgaAGAACCCAAAAAATATGAATAACTGGTCTTGCATATAAACGTAAATTGATTATTAAAATCCAATTCTGAAAGATTGTACAAGAATTCAATAACAGTATTTgtaaaaccttttctttttccatctcTAATTCCCTACCAAATCCTTCAACATTTACAAACCAGCTATAGTCTTCaacccagaaagaaaaaaaagaaaaaaaagggagaaaaataactttaaagttcaaacttcaaagacaGTAATACTGGAAAATGAAAAGGCAAAACACAAAGGAAAAGGGAAATCACATCATTCAGAAAGTCCATTTCCAGATTTTGATCCGCAGCTTAACCTTACAAGTATTATCAGCCGATGAAGTCAAAGTCCCCGGAGTCTTCCCTTTCGGAACACCCGTTTTGAGCTCATCGCAGGTAACTCTGATCATTAGCTTCGTCGTCTTTAGACCTCCcatcttcaccttcaccttcgtGTCCAACTGTACCGCCAACGGTATCCCTCCCTTCTTCAGATCTGACTTCAACGACGACGCCGACGAGGAGTCCAGATCTTCACCGGTGCTTGTCACTGTTGCCCTCAGAACGGTAGTGTTCTTGGTGTCATGGGTATACGCTGGGAAAGTCCCGTTGCCGACGAAGATGCTATCGGAGGTCATGGTAACAGTGGTAGGGTCATACAAGAAAACGAGCTTCTTGTTTGGGTTCCGAGTGGAGACGGTGAGATCGATGTTGGAGTTGAGTTGGGATGAAGAGCCGTCCTTGGTGGTGGTGACGTTGAATTGCGGGATCCGGATTGCCGTCAGAGAGAAAGTGGGGCGGTGAGGGCGGTAGAGAACCCATATGACGGCGCCGGCGATGGCTGCGAGCAAGATCAGAGCGATGATGAAGAGGGTAGTCCAGAGACAACAGATGCAGCAGCAACCGCGGCGATTGCGACGGGGCTTGGGCTGGGGACGATAAATAGGGCGGTTGTATAGCTGACCCTTGGTGGCTGGGTATGATGGGTTTCCATTACCGTTCTGAATTTGAGGGTTTGCCGGGGGCTTTGATGGGAAGACCCTGTCTGTCATCTTTTCAGACTTTCAGAACTTCTGGGCTTCTCTGGTTCTCTTCTCTGCTTAGAAATTAAGGAATTGAAGACAGAAGCAGAAGTGATGTAAAGGGTTCTTATGCTTAAGTGAAGAAGGAAGGTGAGATGAGAAAtgcaagggaagagagagttgAGAGATGGGATACAGGAGAGGAGACAATAACCTTTCACCCAAAACCCAGATGTTTCCTTCTCACCTAATAATTTCGAAATTGGAAcctctctgctctctctctcgaGTCTCTGTTAAATAAATACCCAAATTATGAAACGAAGGAAAATTAGTGTTGAAGGTTAAGATAGAATGGGAAAGGTGAACTTACAAAGGAGAAAGCTTCTTCTACGCTAGAGCTTTGATCAGAGGTTGGCACCGCGTAATCTTCAATCTGTTTGAGGGGACCCACTCCATGTTATCAAATGGTTAAGATTGTCTTATTGTGAATGGCGTAGCTCTGTTCTTGCAATTTGCCAGTAATGGTGTGTTTTTTAATTGCCGGCTTCGATGTTCGGATCAGAAATTCAGAACCAAATCCAACGAACTACCCATTAGCTTTGGAATTATTAGATTAGATTGGATATAaaatgtagttatgtagttttTAATCTTGGaatctaatttaattttaataaacAGTAACTGCGAGTGGCTGGCAAGTCAACTTATCAAAGTTGCAGAAACAGAGAAACCCACTTGGGTTTTTGACTTCAATTGGGATGGGAAGATTTCTCTGTGAATCTATTAT
This genomic stretch from Macadamia integrifolia cultivar HAES 741 chromosome 2, SCU_Mint_v3, whole genome shotgun sequence harbors:
- the LOC122091611 gene encoding NDR1/HIN1-like protein 13, with the translated sequence MTDRVFPSKPPANPQIQNGNGNPSYPATKGQLYNRPIYRPQPKPRRNRRGCCCICCLWTTLFIIALILLAAIAGAVIWVLYRPHRPTFSLTAIRIPQFNVTTTKDGSSSQLNSNIDLTVSTRNPNKKLVFLYDPTTVTMTSDSIFVGNGTFPAYTHDTKNTTVLRATVTSTGEDLDSSSASSLKSDLKKGGIPLAVQLDTKVKVKMGGLKTTKLMIRVTCDELKTGVPKGKTPGTLTSSADNTCKVKLRIKIWKWTF